One part of the Malus sylvestris chromosome 2, drMalSylv7.2, whole genome shotgun sequence genome encodes these proteins:
- the LOC126611328 gene encoding patatin-like protein 2 has translation MSTGMTKRRMVTVLSIDGGGIRGIIPSTLLAFLESKLQELDGPAARIADYFDIIAGTSTGGLVTTMLTAPNKDNRPMYEAKDINNFYLDHTPKIFPQHSRNNFLTSLTSMVGAVMGPKYDGKYLRTLTKELLGDLTLKQTLTNVIIPTFDIKHLQPVLFSTIDAKESPLKNAKLSDICISTSAAPTFLPAHYFEVNDNDGRTRTFDLIDGGVAANNPTMTAISHINREILKHNSEPMDATRLLVLSLGTGAAKNEAKYNAANASKWGLINWVFDNGSTPLVDIFGDASSDMVDFHVSTLFQSVHAKDNYLRIQDDTLIGEEASVDIATEKNLKRLVEIGKVLLKKPVSRVNLDTGRYEESKGEGTYEEALIEFAKRLSEGKKLN, from the exons ATGTCGACTGGTATGACAAAGAGAAGGATGGTGACAGTACTAAGCATTGATGGTGGTGGCATTAGAGGCATAATTCCCAGCACCCTCCTTGCCTTTCTTGAATCCAAGCTTCAG GAATTGGATGGGCCTGCTGCAAGAATCGCAGATTATTTCGACATAATTGCCGGAACAAGCACCGGTGGTCTTGTCACCACCATGCTTACAGCTCCTAACAAAGACAACCGACCCATGTACGAAGCAAAGGACATCAACAACTTCTATTTGGATCACACCCCAAAGATTTTCCCTCAGCATAG TCGTAATAACTTCTTGACATCACTAACAAGTATGGTTGGTGCTGTCATGGGACCAAAATATGATGGAAAGTACCTGCGAACATTGACGAAGGAGCTGCTTGGCGACCTCACTCTTAAACAAACCCTAACCAATGTGATTATTCCAACTTTTGATATTAAGCACCTTCAGCCTGTGCTCTTCTCAACCATCGAT GCAAAAGAAAGTCCATTGAAAAATGCTAAGCTTTCGGATATCTGCATCAGTACCTCTGCTGCTCCCACTTTTCTCCCCGCTCATTACTTCGAGGTCAATGATAACGACGGAAGAACCCGAACTTTTGATCTCATCGATGGTGGGGTTGCTGCCAACAATCCT ACGATGACGGCCATAAGCCACATAAACAGAGAGATATTGAAGCATAACTCAGAGCCGATGGATGCTACCAGGTTGTTAGTGCTATCATTGGGCACAGGCGCAGCCAAGAATGAAGCGAAGTACAATGCAGCCAACGCCTCCAAATGGGGTTTGATCAATTGGGTCTTTGACAATGGGAGCACACCTTTGGTAGACATTTTCGGCGATGCAAGTTCCGACATGGTTGATTTTCATGTCTCCACCCTCTTCCAATCCGTTCACGCCAAGGACAACTATCTTCGTATTCAG GATGACACGTTGATTGGTGAGGAGGCATCGGTGGACATTGCAACGGAGAAAAATCTGAAAAGGCTTGTTGAAATCGGAAAGGTGTTGTTGAAGAAGCCGGTGTCACGGGTGAATTTGGATACCGGAAGGTATGAGGAATCCAAGGGAGAAGGTACCTATGAAGAAGCACTGATTGAGTTTGCCAAAAGGCTCTCGGAAGGAAAGAAGCTTAATTAG